DNA from Methanobacterium sp. Maddingley MBC34:
AGGACAACCTATTATTATAATGCCTGAGGGCTCTTCAAGAGTTTTAGGAAGAGATGCTCAGAGAATGAACATATTAGCAGGAAAAGTCTTAGCAGAAACCGTTAGGACCACTTTAGGTCCCAAGGGAATGGACAAAATGCTCGTAGATGGATTAGGTGACATCGTAGTAACCAACGACGGAGTAACCATCCTCAAAGAAATGGACATTGAGCACCCTGCAGCAAAAATGCTGGTGGAAGTAGCCAAAACCC
Protein-coding regions in this window:
- a CDS encoding chaperonin GroEL (PFAM: TCP-1/cpn60 chaperonin family); its protein translation is GQPIIIMPEGSSRVLGRDAQRMNILAGKVLAETVRTTLGPKGMDKMLVDGLGDIVVTNDGVTILKEMDIEHPAAKMLVEVAKT